From Musa acuminata AAA Group cultivar baxijiao chromosome BXJ3-8, Cavendish_Baxijiao_AAA, whole genome shotgun sequence, one genomic window encodes:
- the LOC103994835 gene encoding uncharacterized protein LOC103994835 isoform X2 has translation MAASLPDLCPKVVGLDIMGGDSSSQVQQPQYLKTCCKPSLQLGTTVFLLGHTDKKELTFGEGKVVIATDNLIKLTMDGVTLCPGSAGFDAQGNLAFMVCDPMKLASSPSARSYASSSSTNSWKKDVPMQFGIPIPVICNWLYQHWEGSLDEVSKPKLSLIRLMTTGQCENSNASFTFCRVIKTNEDNNDRLSSSQMVQRSKYYPGSSSSANGKSFYNENPIADLRLTPEQGILSPEFSGSVEKKDHATLQLLDVSMLSKAPKSIFLPLPLRQMLSDEANVEGHRPGDRSNENGFVSQELTRAYREANHKVPPVSTWQNNCFSEVQSSSCPLENGKKDGFDSGEETMYSAETMESRNIPSPQQNKLQTVARSQSCVNYSRWTFGKQNTVARKAVLLKQHTIIPIQKLDSQAAALPQRSHDYCSPTVSSSLKKRNSLEQMTRPHRNVIQVSPRWMF, from the exons ATGGCCGCCTCTCTGCCAGACTTGTGCCCCAAAG TTGTGGGACTTGATATAATGGGTGGTGACTCATCCTCACAGGTGCAGCAGCCTCAGTACTTGAAAACCTGCTGCAAGCCTAGTCTTCAACTGGGTACTACAGTTTTTCTTTTAGGGCACACAGATAAAAAAGAGCTGACATTTGGTGAGGGAAAAGTAGTAATAGCTACTGACAACCTCATAAAATTGACTATGGATGGGGTCACATTGTGCCCTGGATCTGCTGGTTTTGATGCACAAGGAAATCTAGCTTTTATGGTATGTGATCCCATGAAACTTGCCTCCTCTCCCAGTGCAAGATCTTATGCATCCTCTTCATCAACCAATTCATGGAAGAAGGATGTTCCTATGCAATTTGGGATCCCCATTCCTGTCATTTGTAATTGGTTATATCAGCATTGGGAAGGGAGCTTGGATGAGGTTAGCAAGCCCAAGTTATCTCTCATTCGGTTGATGACCACAGGACAGTGTGAAAATTCTAATGCTTCTTTCACCTTTTGCCGGGTCATCAAGACCAATGAGGACAACAATGATCGATTGTCATCATCACAGATGGTTCAACGGTCTAAATATTATCCTGGATCAAGCAGCTCAGCTAATGGAAAAAGTTTCTACAATGAAAACCCAATTGCTGATCTGCGTTTGACTCCCGAGCAGGGAATTCTATCTCCAGAATTTTCTGGGTCTGTTGAGAAGAAAGACCATGCCACATTGCAGCTCTTGGATGTTAGCATGCTTTCCAAGGCTCCAAAATCCATATTTTTACCACTTCCCCTCAGACAGATGCTCTCTGATGAAGCCAATGTTGAAGGCCACAGACCTGGAGACCGATCGAATGAAAATGGTTTTGTGTCACAAGAATTAACAAGAGCATATCGGGAAGCTAATCATAAGGTTCCTCCTGTTAGTACGTGGCAAAATAATTGCTTCAGTGAGGTGCAGTCAAGTTCATGTCCTTTGGAGAATGGGAAGAAGGATGGGTTTGATAGTGGAGAGGAAACAATGTACTCAGCTGAAACTATGGAAAGCAGAAACATCCCAAGTCCTCAACAAAACAAGCTCCAAACTGTTGCTAGAAGCCAGAGTTGTGTTAACTATAGCAGATGGACTTTTGGTAAGCAAAACACAGTGGCACGGAAAGCAGTGTTACTGAAACAGCATACGATAATTCCGATACAGAAATTGGATTCACAAGCTGCAGCATTACCTCAACGGAGTCATGATTATTGCAGTCCGACCGTCTCCTCAAGCTTGAAGAAGCGGAACAGCTTAGAGCAGATGACGAGACCTCATCGAAATGTCATTCAGGTGTCTCCCAGGTGGATGTTTTGA
- the LOC103994835 gene encoding uncharacterized protein LOC103994835 isoform X1 — protein sequence MVRSKRSEKGVRIAMGVLQEGSWCCFLAGRGKSERVKVSIFTSKGPALAAISVAVGAGGVWGWGGGGTGFLIHRNLLLTTHAILPTVVAAEAAEVRLCHGRLSARLVPQRFFITSSILDLTVVGLDIMGGDSSSQVQQPQYLKTCCKPSLQLGTTVFLLGHTDKKELTFGEGKVVIATDNLIKLTMDGVTLCPGSAGFDAQGNLAFMVCDPMKLASSPSARSYASSSSTNSWKKDVPMQFGIPIPVICNWLYQHWEGSLDEVSKPKLSLIRLMTTGQCENSNASFTFCRVIKTNEDNNDRLSSSQMVQRSKYYPGSSSSANGKSFYNENPIADLRLTPEQGILSPEFSGSVEKKDHATLQLLDVSMLSKAPKSIFLPLPLRQMLSDEANVEGHRPGDRSNENGFVSQELTRAYREANHKVPPVSTWQNNCFSEVQSSSCPLENGKKDGFDSGEETMYSAETMESRNIPSPQQNKLQTVARSQSCVNYSRWTFGKQNTVARKAVLLKQHTIIPIQKLDSQAAALPQRSHDYCSPTVSSSLKKRNSLEQMTRPHRNVIQVSPRWMF from the exons ATGGTGCGCTCGAAGCGAAGCGAGAAGGGAGTAAGGATCGCGATGGGGGTTCTGCAAGAGGGGTCGTGGTGTTGCTTCCTCGCCGGCCGAGGAAAATCGGAGCGGGTCAAAGTTAGCATCTTCACCTCCAAGGGTCCCGCCTTGGCCGCCATCTCCGTGGCCGTAGGTGCCGGAGGTGTTTGGGGCTGGGGTGGTGGAGGGACCGGGTTCCTCATCCACCGCAATCTTCTTCTTACTACTCACGCCATCCTCCCGACGGTAGTTGCTGCTGAGGCCGCCGAAGTCCGCCTCTGCCATGGCCGCCTCTCTGCCAGACTTGTGCCCCAAAG ATTCTTCATTACAAGTTCCATTCTTGATCTTACAGTTGTGGGACTTGATATAATGGGTGGTGACTCATCCTCACAGGTGCAGCAGCCTCAGTACTTGAAAACCTGCTGCAAGCCTAGTCTTCAACTGGGTACTACAGTTTTTCTTTTAGGGCACACAGATAAAAAAGAGCTGACATTTGGTGAGGGAAAAGTAGTAATAGCTACTGACAACCTCATAAAATTGACTATGGATGGGGTCACATTGTGCCCTGGATCTGCTGGTTTTGATGCACAAGGAAATCTAGCTTTTATGGTATGTGATCCCATGAAACTTGCCTCCTCTCCCAGTGCAAGATCTTATGCATCCTCTTCATCAACCAATTCATGGAAGAAGGATGTTCCTATGCAATTTGGGATCCCCATTCCTGTCATTTGTAATTGGTTATATCAGCATTGGGAAGGGAGCTTGGATGAGGTTAGCAAGCCCAAGTTATCTCTCATTCGGTTGATGACCACAGGACAGTGTGAAAATTCTAATGCTTCTTTCACCTTTTGCCGGGTCATCAAGACCAATGAGGACAACAATGATCGATTGTCATCATCACAGATGGTTCAACGGTCTAAATATTATCCTGGATCAAGCAGCTCAGCTAATGGAAAAAGTTTCTACAATGAAAACCCAATTGCTGATCTGCGTTTGACTCCCGAGCAGGGAATTCTATCTCCAGAATTTTCTGGGTCTGTTGAGAAGAAAGACCATGCCACATTGCAGCTCTTGGATGTTAGCATGCTTTCCAAGGCTCCAAAATCCATATTTTTACCACTTCCCCTCAGACAGATGCTCTCTGATGAAGCCAATGTTGAAGGCCACAGACCTGGAGACCGATCGAATGAAAATGGTTTTGTGTCACAAGAATTAACAAGAGCATATCGGGAAGCTAATCATAAGGTTCCTCCTGTTAGTACGTGGCAAAATAATTGCTTCAGTGAGGTGCAGTCAAGTTCATGTCCTTTGGAGAATGGGAAGAAGGATGGGTTTGATAGTGGAGAGGAAACAATGTACTCAGCTGAAACTATGGAAAGCAGAAACATCCCAAGTCCTCAACAAAACAAGCTCCAAACTGTTGCTAGAAGCCAGAGTTGTGTTAACTATAGCAGATGGACTTTTGGTAAGCAAAACACAGTGGCACGGAAAGCAGTGTTACTGAAACAGCATACGATAATTCCGATACAGAAATTGGATTCACAAGCTGCAGCATTACCTCAACGGAGTCATGATTATTGCAGTCCGACCGTCTCCTCAAGCTTGAAGAAGCGGAACAGCTTAGAGCAGATGACGAGACCTCATCGAAATGTCATTCAGGTGTCTCCCAGGTGGATGTTTTGA